In Numida meleagris isolate 19003 breed g44 Domestic line chromosome 18, NumMel1.0, whole genome shotgun sequence, one DNA window encodes the following:
- the AKAP1 gene encoding A-kinase anchor protein 1, mitochondrial, which produces MALRFRTFFPYAIPGVLALLGCWWIYSHRKKHPSNRNRQAIAIVEEKQKELPENDSPPKTEARVPQRLPLSPEEERPENETSTSLLPAGSMTPSLMRQTHERLDFSRDLSAPAIRTTQPRTVEDDSEKLEIKGSRDESNVPACVSLPLISKSAKCHSGAAVSPKEDSGSSANQAKCPSASVVLTQGSLGIMEEISNAEQSDESSFKPPKESQVPEIALSDAGCVTALHLGLEKEVNTPQALLTNEVVLSHQDSAVRMLSDSLESACLEQSREEKMSESNNSSVPVCQEEDTHAKGNELERERIRGVSLDKEEVEKIEQVAIQIISKVILAATEEVLSGSVSDVSSRICQAAVSRVERPLERASTVSSDQVLAAEAGGEDKNTDLKSDAEVPTSLQTEERDQCVTYSSCLALGCLSSPIQGDVQDHQVKNCVHSESQGVDRTLVASHGGSLGKSHLVTEDSGCSTCASEGGTSVEDPLQNTMLSVASGQYSDLLSTSATQDTSAEQSSEPSEKPPTPKLPEDSKVPYSNGMLKEEGSDSRHEGNWAAEMDGDHSGGSDVNSMDSVDSGCALGKTETHQNSKPGGESSKSDLTIWEIEVPKHLVGRLIGKQGRYVSFLKQTSGAKIYISTLPYSHDFQICHIEGSQHHVEKALSLIGKKFKELSLTNIYAPPPPSLALHSLPMTSWLMLPDGVTVEVVVANQVNAGHMFLQQHTHPTFHVLRSLDQQMYVCYSQPGIPTLPTPVEVGIICAAPGLDGAWWRAQVVGYFKDSGEVEIRYVDYGGYERVKIDTLRQIRSDFVTLPFQGAEVLLDNVVPLPDEDHFSSEADAAVSEMTRGAALLAQVTNYDSATGLPLIQLWSMMGDEVVSINRTLVERGFAQWVDNY; this is translated from the exons ATGGCTTTACGCTTTCGCACTTTCTTCCCATACGCCATACCAGGAGTGCTGGCACTTCTTGGCTGCTGGTGGATCTATTCCCATAGAAAAAAGCATCCAAGCAATCGTAACAGACAAGCAATAGCCATTgtggaagagaagcagaaagaactgCCAGAGAATGACTCACCACCCAAAACAGAAGCACGTGTTCCTCAAAGACTGCCTCTCTCCCCAGAAGAGGAACGCCCAGAGAATGAAACCTCgacctccctgctgccagcagggtCCATGACGCCCTCTCTTATGCGTCAGACTCACGAGAGGTTAGATTTCTCACGGGACCTTTCAGCCCCAGCAATAAGGACAACTCAGCCCCGCACCGTTGAGGACGACAGTGAAAAACTAGAAATTAAAGGTTCTCGAGATGAAAGCAACGTCCCTGCTTGTGTTTCTCTCCCTCTGATCTCAAAGAGCGCTAAGTGTCACAGCGGTGCTGCAGTCAGCCCTAAGGAGGATTCAGGCTCTAGTGCAAACCAAGCTAAGTGCCCATCAGCATCGGTGGTGCTGACACAAGGGTCTTTGGGAATCATGGAGGAGATCAGCAATGCAGAGCAGTCAGATGAGTCTTCATTTAAGCCCCCTAAGGAAAGCCAGGTGCCAGAAATAGCGCTGTCTGATGCTGGCTGTGTGACAGCCCTTCACTTGGGATTGGAGAAGGAAGTCAATACCCCACAAGCCCTTCTCACTAATGAAGTTGTATTGAGTCACCAGGATTCTGCAGTTAGGATGTTATCAGACAGTTTGGAGTCTGCCTGTTTGGAGCAATCTAGGGAAGAAAAGATGTCTGAATCAAACAACAGTTCTGTACCTGTGTGTCAGGAGGAGGACACACATGCAAAAGGAAATGAgttggagagagagaggatCAGAGGAGTGAGTTTGGACAAGGAAGAAGTTGAGAAAATTGAGCAAGTAGCAATACAAATAATTTCCAAGGTCATTTTGGCAGCAACTGAGGAAGTGCTGTCTGGTTCTGTAAGTGATGTGTCCAGTCGGATCTGCCAGGCCGCAGTCAGCCGAGTCGAGAGACCTCTGGAGAGAGCAAGCACTGTTTCTTCTGACCAGGTGCTTGCGGCAGAAGCTGGGGGAGAGGATAAGAACACGGATCTTAAGAGCGATGCTGAGGTACCAACGTCCCTGCAAACAGAGGAACGTGATCAGTGTGTGACGTATTCCAGCTGTTTAGCACTTGGCTGTTTATCCAGCCCGATTCAGGGGGACGTACAAGACCATCAGGTAAAGAACTGTGTGCACAGTGAGTCCCAAGGAGTTGATAGAACTCTTGTGGCAAGCCATGGAGGATCGCTGGGAAAATCACACTTGGTTACGGAGGACTCGGGGTGCAGCACATGTGCATCTGAAGGTGGGACAAGTGTGGAGGACCCGTTGCAGAACACAATGCTGTCTGTGGCATCAGGCCAGTATTCGGACTTACTGAGCACATCTGCAACCCAAGAcacttctgcagagcagagctcagaacCAAGTGAAAAGCCGCCTACCCCGAAGCTACCTGAAGACAGCAAAGTGCCATACAGTAATGGGATGCTGAAAGAAGAGGGTTCGGACTCGCGCCACGAGGGTAACTGGGCGGCAGAGATGGATGGAGATCACTCAGGAG GTTCGGATGTAAATAGCATGGATTCTGTGGACAGTGGCTGTGCCCTGGGGAAGACAGAGACCCACCAGAACTCTAAGCCAGGAGGAGAATCCAGCAAGTCCGACCTCACTATCTGGGAAATCGAGGTTCCAAAG CATTTAGTTGGCCGCTTGATTGGCAAACAAGGGAGGTATGTGAGCTTCCTGAAGCAAACGTCTGGTGCCAAAATTTATATCTCAACACTACCTTATTCCCACGACTTCCAAATCTGTCACATTGAAG GTTCCCAGCATCACGTAGAAAAAGCACTGAGCCTTATTGGCAAGAAGTTCAAAGAGCTGAGTCTCACCAACATCTATGCTCCACCTCCACCATCGCTGGCGCTTCATTCCCTCCCTATGACTTCCTGG TTGATGCTCCCAGATGGAGTCACTGTAGAAGTGGTTGTGGCTAACCAAGTCAATGCAGGACACATGTTTCTACAGCAGCATACGCATCCCACTTTCCATGTCCTGCGTAGCCTGGACCAGCAGATGTATGTCTGCTATTCTCAACCTGGAATTCCAACCCTGCCAACACCTGTGGAAG TTGGTATTATCTGCGCTGCTCCAGGCCTGGACGGGGCATGGTGGCGGGCGCAAGTTGTTGGCTACTTCAAAGACAGTGGTGAAGTGGAGATCAGATACGTCGACTATGGAGGATATGAGAGAGTGAAGATTGACACGCTCAGACAAATCAG GTCTGATTTTGTAACACTACCTTTCCAAGGAGCAGAAGTTTTACTAGACAACGTGGTGCCACTTCCAG atgAGGATCACTTTTCATCAGAAGCTGACGCTGCTGTTAGTGAGATGACcagaggggcagcactgctggcgCAG gtCACAAATTATGACAGTGCAACAGGTCTGCCACTGATACAGTTGTGGAGTATGATGGGAGATGAG GTGGTGTCAATAAACAGAACTCTGGTGGAAAGAGGATTTGCTCAGTGGGTTGACAACTACTAG